In a genomic window of Tamandua tetradactyla isolate mTamTet1 chromosome 17, mTamTet1.pri, whole genome shotgun sequence:
- the DUSP11 gene encoding RNA/RNP complex-1-interacting phosphatase, producing the protein MSHWRQDRRGYGQRHVSSTGFSPKGKGGNHIPERWKNYLPVGQRMPGTRFIAFKVPLKKSFEGKLAPEECFSPMDLFNKIRQQNEELGLIIDLTYTQRYYKPEDLPETIPYLKIFTVGHKVPDDNTILKFKCAVNGFLKENKDNDKLIGVHCTHGLNRTGYLICRYLIDVEGMRPDDAIELFNRCRGHCLERQNYIEDLQNGPVRKYGGSGVSRSSCFEESQQILEPVNKCVNQGPRYNLYRTQGYPAPSQHFHFNTRDLQQSVRHPGIKPRSPAWQARTLPAEPPWPTRKFSQNQNFYRRGLIPPPGPPGEDYSQRRYSWNAKPSTSQAAQNIRLQYP; encoded by the exons ATGAGCCACTGGCGTCAAGACCGCCGCGGCTATGGCCAGAGACACGTCTCTTCTACAGGCTTCTCACCCAAAGGGAAAGGCGGAAACCACATTCCCGAAAG GTGGAAAAACTATCTCCCAGTTGGACAACGGATGCCTGGAACTCGATTCATTGCTTTCAAAGTTCCTTTGAAAAAG AGTTTTGAAGGGAAGCTTGCTCCAGAAGAATGTTTTTCCCCGATGGATCTTTTTAACAAAATACGACAACAAAATGAAGAACTTGGACTGATTATTGATTTAACTTATACACAACGCTATTATAAACCAGAG GATTTACCAGAAACGATTCCgtacttaaaaatttttacagtTGGGCATAAGGTGCCTGATgataatactattttaaaattcaaatgtgcTGTTAATgggtttttgaaagaaaataaagataatg acAAACTTATTGGGGTCCACTGTACCCATGGTTTAAACAGGACAGGCTATCTCATCTGCAG ATATTTGATTGATGTAGAAGGCATGAGGCCAGATGATGCAATTGAAT TATTCAATAGGTGCCGGGGACATTGCTTAGAAAGACAAAACTACATTGAAGACCTTCAGAATGGTCCTGTCAGAAA GTATGGCGGTTCTGGTGTATCCAGGTCAAGTTGTTTTGAAGAATCGCAACAGATCCTGGAACCAGTCAATAAGTGTGTTAACCAAGGACCTCGGTATAACCTGTATCGGACTCAAGGTTACCCAGCACCTTCCCAGCATTTCCACTTCAACACCCGAGATTTGCAACAGTCGGTCAG gcacccaggaatcaaacccaggtctccggcatggcaggcgagaactctacctgctgagccaccgtggcccacccg gaAATTTTCACAGAATCAGAACTTTTACCGGAGAGGTCTTATCCCACCTCCTGGTCCCCCTGGGGAGGACTATTCACAGAGGAGATATTCTTGGAATGCAAAGCCAAGTACCAGTCAAGCAGCCCAGAATATAAGGTTACAGTATCCTTAA